One genomic segment of Balaenoptera musculus isolate JJ_BM4_2016_0621 chromosome 11, mBalMus1.pri.v3, whole genome shotgun sequence includes these proteins:
- the GLYATL3 gene encoding LOW QUALITY PROTEIN: glycine N-acyltransferase-like protein 3 (The sequence of the model RefSeq protein was modified relative to this genomic sequence to represent the inferred CDS: inserted 3 bases in 2 codons), producing the protein MSSSPRLTYLRVADAYLLNRTWSWGGNEQCRWYIANLLSCFPXVCVHDDKGNSVSWSVTDQFATMCHGYTLPELRRKGYSWLVALXAGFPSQGNVLDDNVFSVSLLNSIQAEFLPCRFYRLVLTPAAFSGQVHP; encoded by the exons ATGAGTTCTTCCCCACGACTAACCTACCTGAGAGTTGCTGATGCTTATCTACTCAACCGGACTTGGTCTTGGGGCGGCAATGAACAGTGTCGTTGGTATATTGCCAACCTCCTCTCCTGCTTCCC AGTGTGTGTCCATGATGACAAGGGGAACTCCGTGTCTTGGTCTGTCACAGACCAGTTTGCCACCATGTGCCATGGCTACACCCTGCCAGAGCTTCGCAGGAAAGGTTACAGCTGGCTGGTGGCCC ACGCTGGATTCCCCTCTCAGGGCAATGTCCTGGATGACAACGTGTTCTCCGTTAGCCTCCTAAACAGCATCCAAGCCGAGTTCTTGCCTTGTCGATTCTATAGGCTTGTTCTCACCCCTGCAGCTTTCTCTGGGCAAGTTCACCCCTAG